In Wenyingzhuangia fucanilytica, the following are encoded in one genomic region:
- a CDS encoding UvrD-helicase domain-containing protein: MISESPFKVYNASAGSGKTFTLVKEYLKILLLAKSEFEFQKILAITFTNKAAAEMKQRVLKTLKDAAQNTENNIVSDLLKETGLPFDVVQEKSQRILKNILYNYASFHINTIDSFTHKLIRTFSLDLGLPLDFEVEMDTDPLLEETIDLMVSRIGEDKDLTETLVNYTLHQVNDDKSWNINASLIDVAKLLLNEENEIEVSKLVNTDLSDFQKLEKNLKKYLQDTEQAFKQIGEQAIGLIDENDIAHSSFASGDLPNYFKKFLGSWMLKEEELAGKRLIGNMESGVLYAKTKPKDPKKNADRGKIDLIQEELFAVYAISQKLCQDHLGQYFLVKKILKSLVPLAVLSHINKEYVQLKEENNICVNAEFNRVISKQIKNEPVPFIYERLGEKFQYFFIDEMQDTSELQWENLIPLIANALSQGSGQLMLVGDAKQSIYRWRGGKASQFVALSDEANHDLFHVDKKVVTLGTNYRSYSNVINFNNDFFAFLSSYIKEPEYQNIYAQEKYQQTNTKIGGYVRLEVFERDEDFVLEEVYPDKIHQMILEIKSKGFNYGDICVLTRNKNNGIVVADYLVSKGIEVISPDSLLLKNNKVVQIFVFLLRWIENPQDKEVLIQILYYLHSYLNIQVSEHEFYEHCLTKTSPEELFTYLEIDFSLTTFFAMSLYDGIEYLIRVFNFQPISDVFVQAFLDVVLQYQLKESGSLQMFLSYWDKKKKNLKVEVAPSENAVQIMTIHKSKGLEFPVVIFPFDLNTEDIKREKIWYKTNESKLFDGFESFQIQASTKLSFYGNQGEEQLKKLNAETQLDNFNLLYVALTRAEEQLYILCDTKNGNVDSPKQFSDYFKEYMAQKNGGLIYEIGENKRLSKVEDSKDDYLMEEFFSVDKKDNQIFIVQNESETDEARLYGNLIHNAFEKIISVKDLDLANSYIDQQGLPMEFSKNAKNLIQKVVCHPLLTKYYQQDLEVYTERSFLTHSGEINIMDRVVFKGTEAVIIDYKTGVFNTSHELQIENYANVLIGLGYKVNKRLLVYCNEVVEVKSV, encoded by the coding sequence ATGATTTCAGAAAGTCCCTTTAAAGTTTATAATGCTTCGGCAGGTAGTGGTAAAACCTTTACACTAGTAAAAGAATATTTAAAAATTCTTTTATTGGCTAAAAGTGAGTTCGAATTTCAGAAAATTCTAGCCATTACTTTTACCAACAAAGCAGCTGCCGAAATGAAACAGCGTGTGCTAAAAACGTTAAAAGATGCAGCTCAGAATACAGAGAACAATATTGTTAGTGATTTGTTAAAAGAAACCGGACTGCCTTTTGATGTTGTTCAAGAAAAATCACAACGAATTTTAAAGAACATTCTTTATAATTACGCTAGTTTTCATATCAATACCATTGATAGTTTTACCCATAAATTAATTAGAACTTTTTCTTTGGATTTAGGTTTACCTCTAGATTTTGAGGTAGAAATGGATACCGATCCTTTGTTAGAAGAAACCATTGATTTGATGGTTTCTAGAATTGGAGAAGATAAAGATTTAACAGAAACCTTGGTAAATTACACCTTGCATCAGGTTAATGATGATAAGTCATGGAATATTAATGCTTCTTTAATAGATGTTGCTAAACTTTTGTTAAATGAAGAAAACGAAATTGAGGTTTCTAAATTGGTAAATACAGATCTTTCTGATTTTCAAAAATTAGAAAAGAATCTTAAAAAATATTTACAAGACACCGAACAAGCTTTTAAACAAATAGGAGAACAAGCTATTGGTTTAATTGATGAGAATGATATTGCACATAGTTCTTTTGCTAGCGGAGATTTGCCTAATTATTTTAAAAAGTTTTTGGGTAGTTGGATGTTAAAAGAGGAGGAGTTAGCAGGAAAAAGATTGATTGGGAATATGGAGTCGGGAGTTTTGTATGCAAAAACAAAACCAAAGGATCCTAAAAAAAATGCAGATAGAGGTAAAATTGATTTGATTCAAGAAGAGTTATTTGCTGTATATGCTATTTCTCAAAAATTATGTCAAGACCATTTAGGTCAATACTTTTTAGTTAAAAAAATATTAAAATCATTAGTTCCTTTGGCGGTGTTGAGTCATATCAACAAAGAATACGTACAATTAAAAGAGGAAAATAATATTTGTGTAAACGCGGAGTTTAATCGTGTGATTAGTAAACAAATAAAAAACGAGCCTGTTCCATTTATTTATGAGCGTTTGGGAGAGAAATTTCAATATTTTTTTATTGATGAAATGCAAGATACTTCCGAATTGCAATGGGAAAATTTAATTCCTTTAATTGCTAATGCTTTGTCGCAAGGAAGTGGGCAGTTAATGTTAGTGGGAGATGCCAAACAATCTATTTACAGATGGAGAGGAGGAAAAGCTTCGCAATTTGTTGCGCTTTCGGATGAAGCCAATCATGATTTATTTCATGTAGATAAAAAAGTAGTGACTCTAGGAACAAACTATAGAAGTTACAGTAATGTCATCAACTTTAATAACGACTTTTTTGCTTTTTTATCATCGTATATAAAAGAGCCTGAGTATCAAAATATCTATGCTCAAGAAAAATATCAACAAACCAATACCAAGATAGGAGGATATGTACGTTTAGAGGTTTTTGAGCGTGATGAAGACTTTGTGTTAGAAGAAGTATATCCTGATAAAATCCATCAAATGATTTTAGAGATAAAGTCTAAGGGTTTTAACTATGGTGATATTTGTGTGTTAACAAGAAATAAAAATAATGGAATTGTAGTTGCCGATTATTTGGTGTCTAAAGGAATAGAAGTAATTTCTCCAGATAGTTTATTGCTAAAAAATAATAAGGTTGTTCAAATATTTGTTTTTTTATTAAGATGGATAGAAAACCCACAAGATAAAGAAGTCTTGATTCAAATTTTGTATTATTTACACAGCTACTTAAATATTCAGGTATCAGAGCATGAATTTTACGAACACTGTTTAACTAAAACGAGTCCTGAGGAGTTGTTTACTTATTTAGAGATTGATTTTAGTTTAACAACTTTTTTCGCCATGTCTTTATATGATGGGATAGAATATTTAATTCGTGTTTTTAACTTTCAACCAATATCAGATGTATTTGTACAAGCGTTTTTAGATGTGGTATTACAATATCAATTAAAAGAATCTGGGAGTTTACAAATGTTTTTATCTTATTGGGATAAGAAAAAAAAGAATTTAAAAGTAGAAGTAGCTCCTAGTGAAAATGCGGTGCAGATTATGACCATTCATAAATCTAAAGGATTGGAGTTTCCTGTGGTTATTTTTCCTTTTGATTTAAATACAGAAGACATCAAAAGAGAAAAAATATGGTATAAAACCAATGAGAGTAAATTGTTTGATGGTTTTGAGAGTTTTCAAATACAGGCATCAACTAAGTTGTCTTTTTATGGAAATCAAGGAGAAGAGCAGTTAAAAAAACTTAATGCAGAAACTCAGTTAGACAATTTTAATCTTTTGTATGTTGCTCTAACTAGAGCAGAAGAGCAATTGTATATTTTGTGTGATACCAAAAATGGAAATGTTGATTCTCCAAAACAGTTTTCAGATTATTTTAAAGAATATATGGCTCAAAAAAATGGAGGGTTGATTTATGAAATTGGAGAAAATAAAAGATTGTCTAAAGTAGAAGATTCTAAGGATGATTATTTGATGGAAGAGTTTTTTAGTGTTGATAAAAAAGACAATCAAATTTTTATTGTACAAAATGAAAGCGAAACCGATGAGGCAAGGTTGTATGGTAATTTAATTCATAACGCTTTTGAAAAAATTATATCTGTTAAGGATCTTGATTTGGCAAATAGTTATATAGATCAGCAAGGTTTACCTATGGAGTTTTCTAAAAACGCTAAAAATTTAATACAAAAAGTAGTTTGTCATCCGTTGCTAACAAAATATTATCAACAAGATTTAGAGGTATATACAGAAAGATCGTTCTTAACACATAGTGGAGAAATAAACATTATGGATAGGGTGGTTTTTAAAGGAACAGAAGCGGTGATTATTGATTATAAAACAGGTGTTTTTAATACTTCACATGAGCTGCAAATAGAAAACTATGCTAATGTTTTAATAGGACTAGGGTATAAGGTAAATAAGAGGTTGCTAGTGTATTGTAATGAGGTAGTAGAGGTTAAAAGTGTATAA
- a CDS encoding PD-(D/E)XK nuclease family protein translates to MKTFLQETALAIVNTTNNYKNTVCVVPSERAGIYLKNAFKDELKGRVFFLPKIISIENFIKEISGIETMDQVSLLFEFFKIYKQENQKTEADTFERFIGWATIVIQDFNEIDRHLVNASEIFSYLTDIQKIKDWSPSKDEVTDTVKNYMSFVGDLYLYYQKLNEVLMDKKAGYQGLVYKQAYEKHQEYLKNHSENCFHFVGFNALNQAEEEIFKSFLSLEQNHIYWDADAYYINSEHEAGTFMRKFFNEWDCLQNGNRKNWVNSHFGAKKNIQILGSPLNVTGIKSITTLLEKELVPKDTALVLAEETILPVVLNSIPASVNKVNITMGYQLSNIPLSGLFQSVFELHLNKEKLGKNAFYYKDILSFLRHPYISKITNSNSEKVIKTITQNNLVFVTQEQIKTFCITAGLDQKLGDLFESVQNITDFIERIIQFINHLNQKLEGVELLYVEGFRKVFQEISTLNLEYKYINNIKVLYKIFKKILPLESIDFRGEALEGMQLMGMLETRCLDFKNVIITSVNEGVLPTGGSERSFISFEVKKQFNMPTYLAKDAIFSYHFYRLIQRAENVYLLYNTKSDDFGGGEMSRFLTQLMIDKEEDVTHRNIVANICSTNTNAVEVEKTPRVMELLQAYFTKGASPSRITEYINDPLTFYNKIVLKIKETDKVEEEVASNTLGTVVHDSLEFLYKDYVNKILIAEDLKVMKSGAKKMVESKFKEHFKDGDINIGKNRLISEVAEQFVLNFLNKELAEVKSGKQIVVKDLEREYKIALTTPNGHQINLKGKIDRVDEVDGVRRIVDYKTGMVKSTDLKLGDLSLATTDFKYHKIVQVMTYVLLYTEDKGFDMDKYELQTGIYSFKNFKEGFLGMNFSSNSRVKDYRVTKSYLEDFKQSLFALIDEILDNKLTFVENLDNPYKQEA, encoded by the coding sequence ATGAAAACATTCTTACAAGAAACAGCTTTAGCCATTGTAAATACTACCAATAACTATAAGAATACGGTTTGTGTTGTTCCAAGTGAACGTGCAGGAATTTATCTAAAAAATGCTTTTAAAGATGAATTAAAAGGGAGGGTATTTTTTTTGCCAAAAATAATTAGCATTGAAAATTTTATCAAAGAAATTTCGGGTATAGAAACTATGGATCAAGTTTCTTTGTTGTTTGAGTTTTTTAAAATTTATAAGCAAGAAAATCAAAAAACAGAAGCAGATACTTTTGAAAGATTTATTGGTTGGGCTACTATTGTAATTCAAGATTTTAACGAAATAGATAGACATCTTGTTAATGCCTCCGAAATTTTTTCATATTTAACAGATATTCAAAAAATAAAAGATTGGTCACCCTCTAAGGATGAGGTTACAGATACTGTTAAAAACTATATGAGTTTTGTGGGAGATTTGTATTTGTATTATCAAAAACTGAATGAGGTTTTGATGGATAAAAAAGCAGGTTATCAAGGATTGGTTTATAAACAAGCCTATGAAAAACATCAAGAGTATTTAAAAAATCATTCAGAAAATTGTTTTCACTTTGTCGGGTTTAATGCCTTAAATCAGGCGGAAGAAGAAATATTTAAAAGTTTTTTATCACTAGAACAGAATCATATTTATTGGGATGCTGATGCTTATTATATTAATAGTGAACATGAGGCTGGAACTTTTATGAGAAAGTTTTTTAATGAATGGGATTGTTTACAAAATGGAAATAGGAAAAATTGGGTGAACAGTCATTTTGGAGCTAAAAAGAATATCCAGATTTTAGGTAGTCCACTAAATGTTACAGGAATTAAGTCTATTACTACTTTGTTAGAAAAAGAGTTGGTTCCAAAAGATACGGCTTTGGTCTTGGCAGAAGAAACAATTTTACCGGTGGTGTTAAATTCAATTCCAGCATCTGTAAACAAGGTAAATATTACTATGGGATATCAACTAAGTAATATCCCTTTGTCTGGTTTGTTTCAGTCTGTTTTTGAGTTGCATTTAAACAAAGAAAAACTAGGGAAAAATGCCTTTTATTATAAAGATATTTTATCCTTTTTAAGGCATCCGTATATTTCAAAAATCACAAATAGTAATAGCGAAAAGGTTATAAAAACCATCACACAGAATAATTTAGTATTTGTTACACAAGAGCAAATTAAAACTTTTTGTATCACGGCTGGTTTAGATCAAAAGTTGGGAGATTTGTTTGAGTCTGTACAAAATATTACTGATTTTATTGAAAGAATTATTCAGTTCATCAATCATTTAAATCAAAAGTTAGAAGGAGTTGAATTGTTGTATGTAGAAGGGTTTAGAAAGGTTTTTCAAGAAATTTCAACTCTAAATTTAGAGTACAAATACATCAATAACATAAAGGTATTATATAAAATATTTAAAAAAATATTGCCTTTAGAAAGTATTGATTTTAGAGGAGAGGCTTTAGAAGGAATGCAGCTAATGGGAATGTTAGAAACCCGTTGTTTAGACTTTAAAAACGTTATTATTACCTCTGTAAACGAAGGTGTTTTACCAACCGGGGGGAGCGAACGGTCTTTTATTTCTTTTGAAGTTAAAAAACAATTTAACATGCCAACTTATTTGGCTAAAGATGCTATTTTCTCGTATCACTTTTACAGGTTGATTCAAAGAGCAGAAAATGTTTATTTATTGTACAATACAAAATCTGATGATTTTGGAGGAGGAGAAATGAGTAGGTTTTTAACTCAATTAATGATTGATAAGGAAGAAGATGTAACGCATAGAAACATTGTGGCAAATATTTGTAGTACCAATACCAATGCTGTTGAGGTTGAAAAAACGCCAAGAGTTATGGAGTTACTACAAGCTTATTTTACAAAGGGAGCATCGCCAAGTAGAATTACCGAGTATATTAATGATCCTTTGACTTTTTACAATAAAATAGTTTTAAAAATTAAGGAAACAGACAAGGTAGAAGAGGAAGTAGCTAGTAATACCCTAGGAACCGTTGTGCACGATTCTTTAGAGTTTTTGTATAAAGACTATGTTAACAAAATATTGATTGCAGAGGATTTAAAAGTGATGAAATCTGGTGCCAAAAAAATGGTTGAATCTAAATTTAAAGAACATTTTAAAGATGGAGATATCAATATTGGTAAAAACAGGTTGATTAGTGAGGTAGCAGAACAATTTGTGTTGAATTTTTTAAATAAAGAATTAGCCGAAGTTAAATCAGGAAAACAAATTGTAGTTAAAGATTTAGAAAGGGAGTATAAAATAGCGTTAACAACACCAAATGGTCATCAAATCAATTTAAAAGGAAAAATTGATAGGGTTGATGAGGTTGATGGTGTTAGAAGAATTGTAGATTACAAAACAGGTATGGTAAAATCTACGGATTTAAAACTGGGAGATTTAAGTTTGGCAACTACAGATTTTAAATACCATAAAATTGTTCAGGTAATGACCTATGTGTTGTTGTATACTGAAGATAAGGGTTTTGATATGGATAAATATGAACTTCAGACAGGAATTTATTCGTTTAAAAATTTTAAAGAAGGCTTTTTGGGGATGAATTTTTCTAGTAATTCAAGAGTTAAAGATTATCGAGTTACAAAATCATATTTAGAAGATTTCAAACAGAGTTTATTCGCATTAATTGATGAGATTTTAGATAACAAACTTACTTTTGTAGAAAATTTAGATAACCCCTATAAACAAGAAGCGTAA
- a CDS encoding metal ABC transporter permease, translating to MKEYFDLLMTDYTLQIITLGTAVLGALCGMLGSFAVLRKQSLLGDAISHASLPGIAIVFLVLGVKNNNGLLLGALLSGLVSAVFIKGIISKTHLKSDTALGVVLSTFFGFGMLLLTYIQKLPNANQSGLEKYLFGQAATLLASDVWLMSAISGIALIVVLLFWKEFKMVLFDADYTTTLGFHVKFIDTLMTSFIVIAIVMGLQTVGVVLMSAMLLAPAAAARQWTNSLSKMVLLAGFFGATSGLLGTAISASANNLSTGPVIVLIATVFVMISFVFSPIRGLLFRQIKLWKNRNDLKLMKTLLFMYNIAKNHDNISHPHKIQLLNNFQGYTRKSLKSLESEELILLEKGDWSLTEKGFNTAKNLYTNQS from the coding sequence ATGAAAGAATATTTTGATTTATTAATGACAGATTACACACTGCAAATTATTACGCTTGGTACAGCTGTACTAGGGGCTTTGTGTGGTATGCTAGGAAGTTTTGCTGTGTTGCGAAAACAAAGTCTGTTGGGCGATGCTATTTCTCATGCTTCGTTACCAGGAATCGCCATTGTATTTTTGGTTTTAGGAGTAAAAAACAATAATGGTTTGTTGTTGGGCGCCTTGTTAAGTGGTTTGGTAAGTGCTGTTTTTATCAAAGGAATTATATCAAAAACTCATTTAAAATCTGATACTGCTTTGGGAGTGGTGTTGTCTACTTTTTTTGGATTTGGAATGTTGTTGTTAACGTATATTCAAAAATTACCCAATGCCAATCAATCAGGTTTAGAAAAATATTTGTTTGGTCAAGCAGCTACTTTGTTGGCTAGTGATGTTTGGCTAATGTCTGCAATTTCGGGAATTGCTTTAATAGTTGTTTTGTTGTTTTGGAAAGAGTTTAAAATGGTTTTGTTTGATGCAGATTATACTACTACTTTAGGGTTTCATGTAAAGTTTATAGATACTTTAATGACTTCTTTTATTGTAATTGCTATTGTGATGGGATTACAAACTGTTGGTGTGGTTTTAATGAGCGCTATGTTGTTAGCTCCGGCAGCAGCAGCAAGACAGTGGACAAATAGTTTGTCTAAAATGGTGCTTTTAGCTGGTTTTTTTGGAGCGACTTCAGGTTTATTAGGAACTGCCATTAGCGCTAGTGCCAATAATTTGTCAACAGGGCCAGTAATTGTGTTGATAGCTACTGTTTTTGTAATGATATCATTTGTGTTTTCTCCTATAAGAGGTTTGTTGTTTAGGCAGATTAAATTGTGGAAAAATAGAAACGATTTAAAATTGATGAAGACTTTACTGTTTATGTATAACATTGCTAAAAATCACGATAATATTTCTCATCCACATAAAATTCAATTGTTGAATAATTTTCAAGGATACACCCGTAAGAGTTTAAAAAGTTTAGAATCCGAAGAGTTAATTCTTTTAGAAAAAGGAGATTGGTCTTTAACAGAAAAAGGATTTAATACGGCTAAAAATTTATATACAAATCAGTCATGA
- a CDS encoding OmpA family protein encodes MKNFKALSLIVLLVFTAIKSNAQDEKHPWAIGVGINMVDVSPYGVSRLGNQIEDYFGPHDWNMIPVLSRAYVARYLDHGLSADFTGAINSLDKIPAGDVSEKNYYSLDLGLRYDLNHMFGESGWFDPYVKFGLGAVWVDGDEALTVSPTIGFNTWFNESIGLNFESSYKSDAIFGDTKLGHATYINSGYHFQHSISLVFRFGAKDTDGDGVLDADDLCPQIAGKPELFGCSDIDGDGIADKDDACPELAGTEATKGCPDSDGDGVIDSEDKCPNLAGEAKDGGCPDSDKDGLSDNNDKCPNTFGPIENNGCPWADTDGDGVTDNLDNCINERGPKENNGCPVKLTEEAKKKLGTYAKTIQFNSGKAVFKGGVTKTLDVIVDVMKEFDGVRFNVEGHSDSAGDDAKNLKLSQERAQAVVDYLTSKGIEDWRLHAVGYGEANPIASNKTATGRALNRRVVLSAIESE; translated from the coding sequence ATGAAAAACTTTAAAGCACTATCACTTATCGTTTTATTAGTCTTTACCGCGATAAAGTCAAATGCACAAGATGAAAAACATCCATGGGCCATTGGGGTTGGGATTAATATGGTTGATGTATCACCATATGGCGTTTCTAGACTAGGAAATCAAATTGAAGACTATTTTGGTCCTCATGATTGGAATATGATTCCTGTTTTATCAAGAGCGTATGTAGCAAGATATTTAGATCATGGGCTTTCTGCAGATTTTACTGGTGCAATCAATTCGTTAGATAAAATACCAGCGGGAGATGTATCAGAAAAAAATTACTATTCATTAGATTTAGGTTTACGTTACGATTTGAATCATATGTTTGGAGAGTCTGGTTGGTTTGATCCGTATGTAAAATTTGGTCTTGGGGCTGTATGGGTTGATGGTGATGAAGCGCTGACAGTATCTCCTACTATTGGTTTTAACACTTGGTTTAATGAATCAATAGGTTTAAATTTTGAATCTTCATACAAATCAGATGCTATTTTTGGAGACACAAAGTTAGGACACGCAACATATATAAATTCAGGATATCATTTTCAACATTCTATTTCTTTAGTATTTAGATTTGGAGCGAAAGATACTGATGGAGATGGAGTCTTAGATGCTGATGATTTATGTCCACAAATTGCTGGTAAACCAGAATTATTTGGATGTTCTGATATAGATGGTGATGGTATTGCTGATAAAGATGATGCTTGTCCAGAATTAGCAGGTACAGAAGCAACTAAAGGTTGTCCAGATTCAGATGGTGATGGTGTGATTGATTCAGAAGATAAATGTCCAAATTTAGCAGGTGAAGCTAAAGATGGAGGTTGTCCAGATTCTGATAAAGATGGATTATCTGATAACAATGATAAATGTCCTAATACTTTTGGACCAATTGAAAATAATGGATGTCCTTGGGCAGATACAGATGGTGACGGTGTTACAGATAATTTAGATAACTGTATTAACGAAAGAGGACCGAAAGAAAATAATGGATGTCCAGTTAAGTTAACAGAAGAAGCTAAAAAGAAATTAGGAACTTATGCAAAAACTATTCAGTTTAACTCTGGTAAGGCAGTTTTTAAAGGAGGTGTAACAAAAACCTTAGATGTTATTGTTGACGTAATGAAAGAGTTTGATGGAGTTCGTTTTAATGTTGAAGGACACTCTGATAGTGCTGGAGATGATGCTAAAAACTTAAAATTATCTCAAGAGAGAGCTCAAGCAGTAGTAGATTATTTAACATCAAAAGGAATTGAAGATTGGCGTTTACATGCTGTAGGTTATGGAGAAGCTAACCCAATTGCTAGTAATAAAACTGCTACAGGTAGAGCATTAAACAGACGTGTTGTTTTATCTGCTATAGAATCTGAATAA
- a CDS encoding alpha/beta hydrolase family protein — MVQKNIQISGKHQKPILTDFHYTKNKVQKPVVIFCHGYKGYKDWGAWNLMATEFAKQGFFFAKFSFAFNGGTVEQPIDFPDLKAFGKNTLTKELDDLEVVLDEITKNPSFAEEINVDDITLIGHSRGGGIVTLKASEDRRVKNIISWAGVSDFEMRFPTGAKLFWWKLRGVAYIKNARTKQKMPHYISFYNDFVQNKERLNIQKAVKNLKANHLLIHGTTDVVVKPEESKNVKNWNPKSELVWIENMNHALGCSQPYTDKEMPKDLQQVVQKSIAFIHEQS, encoded by the coding sequence ATGGTTCAAAAGAATATCCAGATTTCAGGAAAACATCAAAAACCTATTTTAACTGATTTTCATTACACCAAGAATAAGGTGCAAAAACCAGTGGTTATTTTCTGTCACGGATATAAGGGATATAAAGATTGGGGAGCTTGGAATTTAATGGCTACTGAATTTGCCAAACAAGGTTTCTTTTTTGCAAAATTTAGTTTTGCTTTTAATGGTGGAACAGTTGAACAGCCAATTGATTTTCCAGATTTAAAAGCTTTTGGAAAAAATACCTTAACCAAAGAATTAGATGATTTAGAAGTTGTATTAGATGAAATCACAAAGAATCCATCATTTGCTGAGGAAATTAATGTTGATGATATTACTTTAATAGGACATTCTAGAGGTGGTGGAATTGTAACCTTAAAAGCAAGTGAAGATCGTCGAGTAAAAAATATAATTTCTTGGGCAGGAGTTTCTGATTTTGAAATGAGATTTCCTACAGGAGCTAAATTGTTTTGGTGGAAATTAAGAGGGGTGGCCTACATTAAAAACGCTAGAACAAAGCAAAAAATGCCTCATTATATTTCTTTTTACAATGATTTTGTTCAGAATAAAGAAAGATTAAACATTCAAAAAGCAGTTAAAAACTTAAAAGCTAATCATTTATTAATTCATGGTACAACGGATGTAGTGGTAAAACCAGAGGAATCTAAAAATGTAAAAAATTGGAATCCAAAAAGTGAATTGGTTTGGATAGAAAATATGAATCATGCTTTGGGTTGTAGTCAACCTTATACCGATAAAGAAATGCCAAAAGATTTACAACAAGTGGTTCAAAAATCCATAGCTTTTATTCATGAGCAGTCGTAA
- a CDS encoding metal ABC transporter permease yields the protein MTNAQLEIQIILILVAVACALPGVFLVLRKMALISDAISHSILPGIVIGFFITQDLASPLLILMATLTGVLTVVLVEYIQKTGLVKEDTAIGLVFPSLFSLGVILIAKNAGDVHLDVDAVLLGEVAFAPFDRWMYNGIDMGPKSLWMIGTILSVSILLLILFYKELKIATFDAGLAASLGFTPIGIHYGLMTISSVTTVGAFDAIGAILVVAFMIVPAACVYLLTNNLKKMLIGSSLVGIFASVTGYWVAHWLDASIAGTIATVLGLLFFIVYLFAPNKGYISQWYKTKQQKTEVAMLVFMLHLANHEDEKERNINHLQEHINWTKQRAKKVLKLASQNNMIEIKDGVISLTNKGLAFTEKAISYISDNKNSELEGIKQNFFLFRG from the coding sequence ATGACAAATGCACAATTAGAAATACAAATCATATTGATTTTGGTGGCTGTGGCTTGTGCTTTGCCAGGCGTTTTTTTGGTGCTAAGAAAAATGGCTTTAATAAGCGATGCTATTAGTCATTCTATTTTACCAGGAATTGTAATTGGATTCTTTATTACTCAAGATTTAGCTTCGCCTTTATTAATATTGATGGCCACATTAACAGGAGTTTTAACTGTTGTGTTGGTAGAGTATATTCAAAAAACAGGCTTGGTAAAAGAAGATACCGCTATTGGTTTGGTATTTCCATCCCTCTTTAGTTTAGGTGTGATTTTAATAGCCAAAAATGCGGGAGATGTACATTTAGATGTAGATGCCGTATTGTTAGGAGAAGTTGCTTTTGCTCCATTTGATAGATGGATGTACAATGGAATAGATATGGGGCCAAAATCACTTTGGATGATTGGAACTATTTTGTCAGTCTCTATTTTATTGTTGATTTTATTTTACAAAGAATTAAAAATAGCAACGTTTGATGCAGGCCTAGCGGCTTCTTTAGGATTTACCCCCATTGGAATTCACTATGGTTTAATGACTATTTCATCAGTAACCACGGTTGGTGCTTTTGATGCTATTGGTGCTATTTTGGTTGTGGCTTTTATGATTGTTCCAGCAGCTTGTGTATATCTACTAACCAATAATTTAAAAAAGATGTTAATAGGATCTTCTTTGGTGGGAATTTTTGCATCTGTTACAGGTTATTGGGTGGCACATTGGTTAGATGCTTCTATTGCAGGAACTATTGCTACAGTTTTAGGTTTGTTGTTTTTTATAGTGTATTTGTTTGCTCCAAACAAAGGTTATATATCACAATGGTATAAAACCAAACAACAAAAAACCGAAGTTGCAATGTTGGTATTTATGTTGCATTTGGCTAATCACGAAGATGAAAAAGAAAGAAATATCAATCATTTACAAGAACATATTAATTGGACCAAACAAAGAGCTAAAAAAGTTTTAAAACTCGCTAGTCAGAATAACATGATTGAGATTAAAGATGGGGTTATCAGTCTAACAAATAAAGGTTTAGCCTTTACGGAAAAGGCCATCTCTTACATATCAGACAATAAGAACTCAGAATTAGAAGGAATCAAACAAAATTTCTTTCTGTTTAGAGGTTAG